GGCAAAAGCATCTGTATCTCGTATCGTTATCGAACGTCCTGCGAAAAGCATTCGTGTGACTATTCACACAGCTCGTCCAGGCATCGTTATCGGTAAAAAAGGTGAAGATGTTGAAAAACTGCGCAAAAACGTAGCGGATATCGCTGGCGTTCCTGCGCAAATTAATATCGCCGAAGTACGTAAACCTGAACTAGACGCAAAATTAGTTGCTGACAGCATCACTTCACAGCTGGAACGTCGTGTTATGTTCCGTCGTGCTATGAAACGTGCAGTACAGAACGCAATGCGTTTAGGCGCTAAAGGTATCAAAGTGGAAGTAAGTGGTCGTTTAGGCGGCGCTGAAATCGCTCGTACTGAATGGTATCGTGAAGGTCGTGTACCTCTGCACACTCTGCGTGCAGATATCGACTACAATACCTCAGAAGCACATACCACTTATGGTGTGCTCGGCGTTAAGGTATGGATCTTCAAAGGTGAGATCCTGGGTGGTATGGCTGCAGTTGAACAGGCGGAAAAACCGGCTGCTCAACCTAAAAAGCAGCAGCGTAAAGGCCGCAAGTAAGGAGAGTCGCTGATGTTACAACCAAAGCGTACAAAATTCCGTAAAGTGCACAAAGGCCGCAACCGTGGCTTAGCTGCTGGTGCGGATGTAAGCTTCGGGACTTACGGTCTTAAAGCTGTGGGCCGTGGTCGTCTGACTGCACGTCAGATCGAAGCGGCACGTCGTGCAATGACCCGTGCAGTTAAGCGTCAGGGTAAAATCTGGATTCGTGTGTTCCCAGACAAACCAATCACTGAAAAGCCGCTCGAAGTCCGTATGGGTAAAGGTAAAGGTAACGTTGAGTATTGGGTTGCCTTAATCCAGCCAGGTAAAGTCCTGTATGAAATGGATGGTGTGCCTGAAGAACTGGCCCGTGAAGCATTCAAGCTGGCGGCAGCAAAACTGCCTATCAAAACCACCTTTGTAACTAAGACGGTGATGTAATGAAAGCAAAAGAGCTGCGCGAAAAGAGCGTTGAAGAGCTGAACACAGAACTGCTGAACTTACTGCGCGAGCAGTTCAACCTGCGTATGCAGGCAGCAAGTGGTCAGTTACAACAGTCTCATCTGTTGAAACAAGTGCGTCGTAATATCGCACGCGTTAAGACTTTACTGACTGAGAAGGCGGGTGCGTAATGACCGATAAAATCCGTACTCTGCAAGGTCGTGTAGTTAGTGACAAAATGGAAAAATCTATTGTTGTTGCTATCGATCGTATGGTTAAACATCCATTATATGGTAAGTTTATCCGTCGTACGACCAAACTGCATGTACATGACGAGAACAACGAATGTGGAATTGGTGACGTAGTAGAAATTCGTCAAACACGTCCACTGTCTAAGACTAAGTCTTGGGCGTTAGTTCGCGTTGTAGAAAAAGCTGTTCTGTAATAAAATAGCCTTTTCGTACGAAATAAACGGCTCAAAACTGAACGAGCCGTTTATTTTTTCTGTCCATATCGAGAATGTGGTGTTATAATGCCGCTCCCTCGTATTATGGGATATTGAACGGCCTCTTCTAATGTGGAAGTGGCTCAGTAGTAGTTGACATTTAGCGGAGCACTAAAATGATCCAAGAACAGACTATGCTGAACGTGGCCGACAACTCCGGTGCACGTCGCGTAATGTGTATCAAGGTTCTAGGTGGCTCGCACCGTCGCTACGCAGATGTAGGTGACATCATCAAAATTACCATCAAGGAAGCAATTCCACGTGGTAAAGTTAAGAAAGGTGATGTACTGAAAGCGGTAGTGGTGCGCACCAAGAAGGGTGTTCGTCGCCCTGACGGTTCTGTCATTCGCTTCGATAGCAACGCTTGTGTATTGTTAAACAACAACAGCGAGCAAGTTATTGGTACGCGTATTTTTGGGCCGGTTACTCGTGAACTTCGTAACGAGAAGTTTATGAAAATAATCTCTCTGGCACCTGAAGTACTCTAAGGAGCAGGCAATGGCAGCGAAAATCCGTCGTGAAGACGAAGTTATCGTGCTAACTGGTAAAGATAAAGGTAAGCGCGGTAAAGTAAAACAGGTTCTTTCTTCTGGTAAAGTTATCGTTGAAGGTATCAATCTGGTTAAAAAACATCAGAAGCCAGTTCCGGCTCTGAACCAACCAGGTGGCATCGTTGAAAAAGAAGCTTCTATCCAAGTTTCTAACGTTGCAATCTTCAATGCGGCAACCGGTAAGGCTGACCGTGTAGGTTTTAGATTCGAAGACGGCAAAAAAGTTCGTTTCTTCAAATCTAATAAAGAAACTATCAAGTAATTTGGAGTATACGATGGCGAAACTGCATGATTACTACAAAGACGAGGTAGTCCAAAAACTGATGTCTCAGTTTGGTTACCATTCTGTCATGCAAGTCCCTCGGGTCGAGAAGATCACCCTGAACATGGGTGTTGGTGAAGCGATTGTTGATAAGAAACTGCTGGACAATGCAGCAGCTGATTTAGCAGCAATCTCAGGTCAAAAACCTTTGATCACCAAAGCACGCAAATCTGTTGCAGGCTTCAAAATCCGCCAGGGCTATCCGATCGGCTGTAAAGTGACCCTGCGTGGCGAACGCATGTGGGAGTTCTTTGAACGCCTGATCTCTATTGCTGTACCACGTATCCGTGACTTCCGTGGTTTGTCCGCTAAATCATTTGATGGACGTGGTAATTACAGCATGGGCGTACGTGAGCAAATCATCTTCCCTGAAATCGATTACGATAAAGTGGATCGTGTTCGTGGTTTGGATATTACCATTACTACGACTGCGAAATCAGATGATGAAGGTCGCGCACTGTTAGCAGCGTTTAACTTCCCGTTCCGCAAGTAAGGCAGGGCATTCATGGCTAAGAAATCTATGAAAGCACGTGATGTAAAACGTGCGAATTTAGCTGAGAAATTCTTCGCAAAACGCGCAGAACTGAAAGCTATCGTTTCAGATGTGAACGTATCTGATGAAGATCGTTGGAATGCTGTTCTGAAACTGCAAACTATGCCACGTGATTCAAGTCCTTCACGTCAGCGTAACCGCTGCCGTCAAACTGGACGTCCGCACGGTTTCCTGCGGAAATTTGGCCTCAGCCGTATTAAAGTCCGTGAAGCCGCTATGCGCGGTGAAATCCCGGGCCTTAGAAAGGCTAGCTGGTAATTACCATAATTGAATCACGGGAGTAAAGACAGATGAGCATGCAAGATCCCATCGCGGATATGCTGACCCGTATCCGTAACGGTCAGGCCGCGAATAAAGTTGCGGTCACAATGCCTTCCTCCAAGCTGAAAGTGGCGATTGCCAACGTGCTTAAGGAAGAAGGTTATATCGAAGATTTTAAAATTGAAGGCGACACTAAGCCAGAACTGGAAATCACTTTAAAATATTTCCAAGGTAAGGCTGTAGTAGAAAGCATTCAGCGCGTAAGCCGTCCAAGTCTGCGCATCTATAAAAGAAAAGATGAGCTGCCACAAGTTATGGCAGGACTGGGCATCGCTGTTGTTTCTACCTCAAAAGGTGTTATGACTGATCGTGCAGCTCGCCAAGCAGGTCTTGGTGGCGAGATTATCTGCTACGTAGCTTAATTCGGGAGGAAAGAATGTCTCGTGTGGCAAAAGCACCCGTCGTCATTCCTGCCGGCGTAGAGGTTAAACTCAACGGTCAGGTAATTACGATTAAGGGTAAAAACGGCGAGCTAACTCGTACTATCCATAATGCAGTTGAAATTCAACATGCTGACAACCAGTTAACTTTCGCACCTCGTGATGGTTTCGCTGATGCATGGGCACAGGCGGGTACTACTCGTTCTCTGTTAAATGCAATGGTTGTAGGTGTTACCGAAGGCTTCACTAAGAAACTGCAACTGGTAGGTGTAGGTTATCGTGCGTCTATTAAAGGCAATGCGGTTAACTTATCAGTAGGTTTTTCACATCCAGTGGAACACCAACTGCCAGCAGGCATCACTGCTGAATGTCCAACACAAACTGAAATCGTGCTGAAAGGTGCGGATAAGCAAGTGATTGGTCAAGTAGCAGCTGAACTGCGTGCTTACCGTCGCCCTGAACCTTATAAAGGTAAAGGTATTCGTTACGCCGACGAAGTTGTGCGTATCAAAGAGGCTAAGAAGAAGTAAGGTAACACTATGGATAAGAAAGCAGCTCGTATCCGTCGTGCGACCCGCGCACGCCGTAAGCTCCAAGAATTGGGTGCGACTCGCCTGGTGGTACACCGTACCCCTCGCCATATTTATGCGCAGGTTATTGCACCAAACGGTTCTGAAACTTTGGTGGCCGCTTCTACTACAGAAAAAGCTATCATTGAGCAACTGAAAAACACTGGAAACAAAGAAGCAGCAGCAGTAGTTGGTAAAATTGTTGCTGAACGCGCTCTGGAAAAAGGTATCAAAGTAGTATCATTTGACCGTTCCGGTTTCCAATATCATGGTCGAGTCCAGGCACTGGCAGATGCTGCCCGTGAAGCTGGCCTTCAGTTCTAAGGTAGGAGTGTAAGATGGCTCACATCGAGAAACAAGCTGGCGAACTGCAGGAAAAGCTGATCGCGGTAAACCGCGTATCTAAAACCGTTAAAGGTGGTCGTATATTTAGCTTCACCGCGCTTACAGTCGTTGGTGATGGTAATGGCCGCGTTGGTTTTGGATATGGCAAAGCTCGCGAAGTTCCGGCAGCAATCCAGAAAGCGATGGAAAAAGCCCGTCGCAATATGAAAACCGTCGCTTTAAACAACGGTACTTTGTTCCACCCTGTTAAAGGTACCCACACAGGTTCTCGCGTATTTATGCAGCCTGCTCATGAAGGTACTGGTATCATCGCAGGTGGTGCAATGCGTGCAGTTCTAGAAGTGGCTGGCGTTCGTAACGTACTGGCTAAAACCTATGGTTCCACTAACCCGATTAACGTGGTTCGTGCAACACTGGACGCTTTAGATAGCATGAAGTCTCCAGATATGGTCGCAGCTAAGCGTGGTAAATCCGTTGAAGAAATTCTGGGGTAATGACCATGGCTAAGACTATTAAAATTACTCAAACACGCAGCTTAATCGGTCGTCTGCCTAAACATAAGGCAACTATGACTGGTTTAGGCCTGCGTCGCATCGGTCACACTGTAGAACGCGAAGATACACCAGCAGTTCGCGGTATG
This genomic stretch from Proteus vulgaris harbors:
- the rpsE gene encoding 30S ribosomal protein S5, translating into MAHIEKQAGELQEKLIAVNRVSKTVKGGRIFSFTALTVVGDGNGRVGFGYGKAREVPAAIQKAMEKARRNMKTVALNNGTLFHPVKGTHTGSRVFMQPAHEGTGIIAGGAMRAVLEVAGVRNVLAKTYGSTNPINVVRATLDALDSMKSPDMVAAKRGKSVEEILG
- the rpsQ gene encoding 30S ribosomal protein S17 translates to MTDKIRTLQGRVVSDKMEKSIVVAIDRMVKHPLYGKFIRRTTKLHVHDENNECGIGDVVEIRQTRPLSKTKSWALVRVVEKAVL
- the rpmC gene encoding 50S ribosomal protein L29 — protein: MKAKELREKSVEELNTELLNLLREQFNLRMQAASGQLQQSHLLKQVRRNIARVKTLLTEKAGA
- the rpmD gene encoding 50S ribosomal protein L30, which encodes MTMAKTIKITQTRSLIGRLPKHKATMTGLGLRRIGHTVEREDTPAVRGMINLVSYMVKVEE
- the rplP gene encoding 50S ribosomal protein L16, which translates into the protein MLQPKRTKFRKVHKGRNRGLAAGADVSFGTYGLKAVGRGRLTARQIEAARRAMTRAVKRQGKIWIRVFPDKPITEKPLEVRMGKGKGNVEYWVALIQPGKVLYEMDGVPEELAREAFKLAAAKLPIKTTFVTKTVM
- the rplR gene encoding 50S ribosomal protein L18, with the protein product MDKKAARIRRATRARRKLQELGATRLVVHRTPRHIYAQVIAPNGSETLVAASTTEKAIIEQLKNTGNKEAAAVVGKIVAERALEKGIKVVSFDRSGFQYHGRVQALADAAREAGLQF
- the rplN gene encoding 50S ribosomal protein L14, whose protein sequence is MIQEQTMLNVADNSGARRVMCIKVLGGSHRRYADVGDIIKITIKEAIPRGKVKKGDVLKAVVVRTKKGVRRPDGSVIRFDSNACVLLNNNSEQVIGTRIFGPVTRELRNEKFMKIISLAPEVL
- the rplE gene encoding 50S ribosomal protein L5 codes for the protein MAKLHDYYKDEVVQKLMSQFGYHSVMQVPRVEKITLNMGVGEAIVDKKLLDNAAADLAAISGQKPLITKARKSVAGFKIRQGYPIGCKVTLRGERMWEFFERLISIAVPRIRDFRGLSAKSFDGRGNYSMGVREQIIFPEIDYDKVDRVRGLDITITTTAKSDDEGRALLAAFNFPFRK
- the rpsN gene encoding 30S ribosomal protein S14; translation: MAKKSMKARDVKRANLAEKFFAKRAELKAIVSDVNVSDEDRWNAVLKLQTMPRDSSPSRQRNRCRQTGRPHGFLRKFGLSRIKVREAAMRGEIPGLRKASW
- the rpsC gene encoding 30S ribosomal protein S3 encodes the protein MGQKVHPNGIRLGIVKPWNSTWYAGTNEFADNLDSDFKVRQYLTKELAKASVSRIVIERPAKSIRVTIHTARPGIVIGKKGEDVEKLRKNVADIAGVPAQINIAEVRKPELDAKLVADSITSQLERRVMFRRAMKRAVQNAMRLGAKGIKVEVSGRLGGAEIARTEWYREGRVPLHTLRADIDYNTSEAHTTYGVLGVKVWIFKGEILGGMAAVEQAEKPAAQPKKQQRKGRK
- the rplF gene encoding 50S ribosomal protein L6 yields the protein MSRVAKAPVVIPAGVEVKLNGQVITIKGKNGELTRTIHNAVEIQHADNQLTFAPRDGFADAWAQAGTTRSLLNAMVVGVTEGFTKKLQLVGVGYRASIKGNAVNLSVGFSHPVEHQLPAGITAECPTQTEIVLKGADKQVIGQVAAELRAYRRPEPYKGKGIRYADEVVRIKEAKKK
- the rplX gene encoding 50S ribosomal protein L24; translated protein: MAAKIRREDEVIVLTGKDKGKRGKVKQVLSSGKVIVEGINLVKKHQKPVPALNQPGGIVEKEASIQVSNVAIFNAATGKADRVGFRFEDGKKVRFFKSNKETIK
- the rpsH gene encoding 30S ribosomal protein S8, which encodes MSMQDPIADMLTRIRNGQAANKVAVTMPSSKLKVAIANVLKEEGYIEDFKIEGDTKPELEITLKYFQGKAVVESIQRVSRPSLRIYKRKDELPQVMAGLGIAVVSTSKGVMTDRAARQAGLGGEIICYVA